agaggaagatgcgatatgccagacccaagaatgcagaagagctgaaggccactatcagagtgacctgggctctcataacacctgagcagtgccacagactgatcgactccatgccaagccgcattgctgcagtaattcaggcaaaaggagcctcaTCTAAGAACTGAGTGCTGTACATCCTCATACTTTTCGTGTTCAtgcttttcagttggccaagatttctaaaaatcctttctttgtattggtcttaagtaatattcttattttctgagatactgaatttgtaattttccttagttgtcagttctaatcatcaaaattaaataaataaacatttgaaataaatcagtctgtgtgtaatgaatgaatataatatacaagtttcactttttgaatggaattagtgaaataaatcaactttttgatgatgttctaattatatgaccagcacctgtacacttAGGATGCCTCAGGGGCGagtaaaacaattttaatttttgggtgaaataaccctttaaaactgttttttgactttttttaaagcTAACTGTACTGTTgattaaaatctgtaaataatGCAAACAGTATATTGATGCATGCATAATGCATGTGTTCAAGCTAAAATTAATGTAAAAGGCAAACTGTATCTTAGGTCATGTAACTTTactttttaaccattaaaaagtgTAACCAATGTTTTAACCATGAACATTAGCACCTCAGTTCactatttgttttaaattgtgttaaaaaaacaacagcttGTTTTCACAGGACCAGATGCTGATAAACTGTGGTCTGCATGGTTTGTTCTGCATGGGCATTGTGACTcataaaacaactacattttcaCGTAGTGGTTGGAAATTTTTATTTACACTTGTGGTgtatgtgttattttgtgtggTGTAGTCAAATGGATGTTAAGATGCTAAAACATTTAAGGTTTTGACCTGCATACATTATAGTCATtgctgggaaggttactttggaaatgtaatatcccagacagcaacagatccggcccacatctggcccatgTGAAATCCACAAGGGCCAGATAGGTTACATATTACAAATTCCtcatataaaatgcatataaaacatataaaatgtaagaatgactttattaaagtaatgtaactaattacattttttaattaactttgtaaataataaatgtcaaCTGTAGataatttgaaaacatttaaagcaggctGGTTTAACCTTACAATTAaccttcaaaaataaataatgtacataatcccaaataggaaataaaacagttatcgaATAATCATGTGTCCTAGTctgtgtcctaaactcctgaaacattttCTCATATTTTATAGCAGTTGACGCAGTTTGGGAAAGGAATTAATTTAATCTGTGAACAGCATGCTTGTGAAATTAATTTCTTTGGAAATGAAAATTTTATTCCAaatttttctcagtaactgtaacagaTTACAGTGACACTTATTTTATAACTAAATTATGAAATTCTGTTATATGTAGCATAACTAGTTTCTCCCAAACACTGATTATAGTCTGTACTTATACATGGTGCTAAAATAACTGTGCAAGGAAACAAAATACAGTAGATTAATtaactttttacaaaacaacTTAAGGTTTAAGCATGTGAACAGCTTTATGTTATTGAATCTTTTATCCAATAAAACAGATACAGCCTATgcaaaatactactactaataatgataatatttacgctaaaacaaagatatttaaaaagaataatacaGAAATATTTGCACCACAAATAAATAATCATCCATTACCTTGTATCATTGAATGTCATTATGCCACCTGCAATCCTCACACTTGTTATTATTGGCTTTAAGGTTTAATGATGGGAAGTCCAACTCAATCCTGCGGGTCGgttcttttgtttaatttatgtttttagcctatttattattatttatttttttgcaatttatcTGCTGCCATGATGCgcaacttaaactaaaattcaagaatctaaatataatttgcatttacAATAACTATATGCtactaaaattaatttgaaagtcTTGGCTGAATTTTAATAAAGGCCTACGGTAAACTGTCCTAGGCCTACAAGTCGTAGTTAAACGTCCAGTAGGCCTACGTCGTAAcacctgtttatttgttttattgaattaaGCTAATTTTTCTCAGGCTCATTGCGAATCTGACAGGAGCCGATTCACGGTAAGATTCGGTCCGACTGATTCACTTCGATTCGTAAGCGAATCATTTGGTTCGAATCGTTCACGGATCGTTCAAACTCGGGTTTGGCCAACAAATTCATAGGAAAGGTCCGACTCGTTCATTATCGGTCATGGCTACTTTTGAGCTATCATTATAAAAAATACTATCAGTATAAAATGCAATGACTGTCAAATAGACTGTAATGTAATATTGATAGTACGCTACAttctaaaatatacagtatatatattgcaGTAGAAAAAATATCTAAAAGGCACCAATTGAATGGATCCTGTCCTCGCGCCACCCCCGGCTCGTGCCAGTTGGTCCAGACTGGATTAGAGCGCTGCAGCATCAGCGGATGATCAGGAGAGAAGGCCGGGCCGCTGCGCCCCTCCACCAGCCGCATGCTCCCGCACACCGGCTTCTGTCCGCCCGTGAGAAGTGCGCCGGGGAATGTAGAGGATATTAACCTTTTTTTGGAATAGCCGCTTATCAGAAACCGAGCTCCTCGGCAAAGCCCTCGTTTAAAACTCTGCTGGCTGAAATCACTGCAAGCTAGCAGCAACATCACTTGGCAGCAGAGGGGAGACGTGCTCCTGTGAGCTGAGCTCGGTGCATTCCTCCGTTCGCTGGATGACAAATGCCAAGCCACCGGATGGAGATATTTTAGACGGATCATGGGGGATCGCGGGAATCCGTGTACCACTGTTTGGGAAAACCGGTTCTGATGTTTAACCGCTGCTAAAACGTTGACTGTGCAGCTCGTGTGTTTTTGCAGTCCGCAAAATCAAGGTGACGGCAGCTAGCCCGTTAGCTCGCGAGCTATCCGGTTAGTGTGAGACAGGGAACCGAAAACGCACCGAGTGCGTTTGACAACAAAATATCGTTATTATCGTTATTATAGTTATTGATAAGCGTGTGCACTTTTTCTTTGCACGGTGCACTTCCTTATTGGATGAGTGCACGTCGCTGAGAGAAGCAGATGTAAGGATATGCGTGATATTCTGGGGGGAAAACTTGCCATATCTATGAGAATTAGATAATAGAGCATATCAAACTCgtgtgctttattattattattattattatttatttttttacatgagctgaatattttaatgttaaccCCCTAAACCCCTTGGGATGTCATATAGATTCTGGTACTTGTACTGTATATTAGTGACTAATTGTGCCAAGCAATATTGTCGTATCGTCACTATATTATTAAGCGCATACTTGTGTTTGTTTAGAGACAAACACACCTGCTTCGTCCAGGTCCAGTAAATGAGTCTTTTGTATCAGTTTCTTGCAACACACGAGTGTCACAGTCAGAGAAAAATCAGAGTGGATGCCAAAGCTCCGGACGGacagatgatgatggtgatgattcACACTGTGGGAATATGAGGAAGTTATTCTGAACAGAGCACACGGCTTCGCGTTCAAGAAACCCCTGCTGTTCCCGATGGTGGAATCAGCCTGTGGCTGTTTGATGAGCAGCGAACGAAAGCCGCCTCTCCTCGGGTCGCCTCTGAAGTCGAGCTGACAGAAGCTGGTGGGTTTTGTTTGAAAGGCTGGAGCAGGGTGTGACAGCTCTTGGTTTAAATGTTACATGCAGCACTGTGTGTATCAGCGAAGCTCACTATGAACGCAGCCTGGAATTTCTACGTCAATCCGTGTGGATGACGCCGCCGCCCGCCAACGTTCCAAAACAGAACCTCGCCGAGGCAAAAGttgctttttaaaatagtttgtttcGGCTAAAGAGCAGCAGGTCTGTTAGCCATGTAGCTGGCTGCAAATGACCGGACTGCACTTCTTCAACTAATGTCTAGGGTGTCGGCTCTTTTTTTAGTCTGTGTCGTGCGTATAAAGTGTAATGTATAGCGTAGTTATTTTAACGTCGTCGTGACTGTTACTGGTTGCTATGGCATTTTTAAACGGGCCCAGACTGCTGGACTGGGCAAACTCCCCTCCACATTTACAGTTCAACAGATATGTCCTGACTGGATATAGACCCATCTCCTCCGTCCAGGAGTGTATCAAGAGTCTCTTCTATCTGCACAATGAGCTGGGGAACATCTACACACACGGTGAGTGAGGCCGGCCTCTACTGCTTCAAAAGAGGAAGCGGACAGTGCCCTCTCTCTTTATGTGCTTACTACATTCTTTACTTTTGgtcattgttttgattttatttttaactaatgAATTGGTATCAATAAATTGCATGACTCCACCCATGTCAGTATGAGTTTTGCCCATCCTGGCTGCTTAGGTCACATGTTAACAGTATTTGCATTCATATTACCCATTCATAGCTGTAGTCTAACGCCCAGTTAAATGATCTGTTGCTACACCACCAGACACAGGATATGCGCTATATTTCCTTCTTAAGCACTGTGTGTTGTGAACTCCACATTTGCTGGCCATTTCAGAAACCACAAgttaatggaatagttcacacaaaactatttatttacagGCATGTTggtctaaacacacacaaatttcTTCTGGGGAAAACAAAGGAACATTTTTGAAGTTGTCCTTATCAGTCTTTTTCATGCAGTGACATCTTCCCCATTCACTGTCAAGCCTCAAAAGGCATCAAAAGTGTGTCAAAGTTTGTGATAAGTGAACGCAAATGAAGCATTCTCTCATGAACTTGAAACACTTGAAGCATAGTGTATGAGTCTTTTGGATTACGGTTGTGATTGAAgtgattttttgttctttttgaatGTTGACATTTTTCAATCACCATTAAATGGAAAATACCGACCAATAGattgttcaaaatatcaaaagaaagtcatacatggaGCGGGATGAGGATGATTAAACTGGCagaattatctttatttttctgaaaactaTCAATTTAAACTATTATACAGCTACACCTTGCAAATGCAAACATCCCACTCTTGCTGTGTACATCACGATGTACTGCAGTTTGCTATACATAATTCATTGTTTGTTAATAACAAAAGGAGATATTCTCTGGTTAAGTAATTTTATATCACCGCTGCAGTGAGCATTATCTAGACAAGCACTCCAATGCAACACTTGCTGAGAGGAAATATAAACAATGTAAAATCAGGCATAAGGGTCAACTCCAAAGGAATTTCTGCTTGGAGATGCTTCTAAATTGCAGGACTGTGTGGAACCATCAAGCTGGCTCATGTGGTTGCCTGCAGGTGTACTGTCATACACACCCTTTCCTGTCAAGGAACCGCCATTTGGACTGAAAAACTTTGTTAgtactatattatatttttttgatagCAAATGACACATTCACGCTGATGTGCATTGCCGAAAATCCGTGAGAAGTACACTGCATCTGAGTACTGTGCGCTCAGAGTGTGTTTTTAAGCCAACGCTGTGGTTCAGATTATATTTGAGAGTGTTCTGGCCTATACTGTAGTCCAGTAAGCAGAAATGAGAGGTTTGAAATGAGTGACACAGCTTAATTTGACCCAGAGGATGACTTTGCTGCTGTAGGGAGCTGCTCCTGCACCTTTACTAAGCTGAAATAAAGATGCATTTATTCTGTGTCTGCACTGTTTCAATTGGTAAAAACATCTTTTGGAGTCTGTAAgacaaagtgacaataaagaaaaaTCAATGAATTCATTTGTTGCATATATCGTCACTTTTTTCGGTTCATGGAGCAATTTCAATTCTTGCATTTGAATGCAACCGAGGTGCATGCTCCTTCAGTATTTGCTTTGTGTTCAAGTATTTGTGTTTTACTTTGCATGATATTTATGCACAATTGTATCCCATGTTTGCACGCCATGTCTTCAGAGCAGCGTATGATGTTCTCCATAGGTTTCTACCTGTAACATCCACTGTTTAAAGATGATTGTCTATTCCTGATACTTAACTATGACTTACAATCATTACTAGTCTGTTTCTTGCTAATGTGTTTGTATTCTTTCCATTCTGTGGGCTACCTTAACCCACATGCTGTTTGTATGGCCACTAATGGTCTATTATCTGATTGCAGACTTTTGCAAAAATGATTGACACATTGCACGTACACCACAAAATTGAAGGCGAAgttcaatggaaaaaaaaaaaagaagaagaaaaatgtatcCCCATGCTGTTCGAAACCACTTTTATGGGTCACAAAAGAAGTTATTTTAAACAATGTCTCCTTGTGTCCACACAAATGTCAGCAGGACCCAACATCtatcaaaacatcttcttttgtgttaaaaaaataaataaatcatacaggtttagaaagaCATAACAGTAAGAAATGGTGACATAATCACCATCATCTTCACCTCATGCTTTGTTAATGAAATTTGTAATTATGATGCTAATTAAAATTATGACAAAGCATCATATTTAGGATATTAAAAATGTCAGAATCATCAGACTTTTTACATCATAATTTTCACTATGTATCACAATGTatgtcattaattttttttttttgtcaactaaTTTATCAAAGCATTATTTGTCTTATTTGGtggaaattatttacattttaaatattattattgcatatattttttttttaatatgatattTACACTACATACAAATTTAGGTGCAGCTCAAATGCATTACGTTTTCTAGGGCAGAGTGCATGTACTCTATCATTAGAGTCTTTATCAGAGTGAGTGTAAAGCCAACAGAGATAACTCACTCAAAATAGATGTGCTAGAAGGCACTGGTGCTTTTACCTGACTAGGATAAATCATTTGACACTAGGGGAATGACAGGGGCTTAGAGAGAAAAAGATTCACAAGCAACAAGAAGATTGTCCAACGAGATTGTCTTTTAATGTACTTTGAGCCACTAATAGAAAGCCACTGACTGTTATTTAGTGCTAAAGACTTTTAAAGACCTTTGTGTCGGTGTATAGTTTGCATTTTGGCAGCTGCTGCTAAAATTAGCACAGCAAAGCCACCGAGACCCTCAGTGTGCTGGGCCGTTCCCTGGGCCTGCAGAAATCCATGTGTTGTTTAGGCTGCAGCATTTAACTCAAGGGACACGACGAAACACAGCAGGGCTTGCCAGAGCATAATGTCAAATAACTACCTTCTCGTTCTCTTCACAGGCCTTGCGTGTTGCAACAACACTTCAAATACTTCTTCTGTGTACAATGACTCTCCTGAGCCTCTCTGTCTCGTTGTTTCGTTGTCTCCACTCAGGAATCCCTCTGCTCTGTTTCCTGGTGCTGCTCCCGCTCAACATCCCCTGGTCACAGATCAGCGTGACGTGGCTCGGTGTGGTGCATTTCCTGGCCTGCCTGTCACCACAGCTGGGCTCAGTGGTCTACCACCTCTTCATGAACCATGAGGGCGGCGAGCCCGTCTACAAAACCCTGCTCACGCTAGATATGTGCGGAATCTGCATGATCAACACGCTAGGTCAGCATCTCAATCTGCTGTCAGATCAACCCGCATTATCTCTCAGTATTCTTTTCAATTCTGTTCTCTGTTTTTCCCTGCTTTAATCAAGGTTTTTTTCCCCTACATTTGATATTTTTGAATAGGTTGTTCATGCCCAATGAAGGTGatctgaaatgtgcatttctcctACATTTGTAGTCATCGTTCAGGCCGTTGCAACATTTTATCAAAGGAGAAGTGTTATACAAGAAAACAGTGTTGCAACAAAGGAAATAAAGAAGCaaagagaaaacaaaagagaTATAGACACTGAAGTGGCTTACAACAAGACGGTATTCTCTGTTGTCACATGTACAGCAGCAGTGACAAAACTGTTTCACAGCACTTCCGTTGTCTCTTGCTCGATTAGCTTGATAAAGATCTCATTTGGAATGCTTTTTCCTGGTTTGCATAATTATCCACAATTTAGTTGGAAAACAAAGGACCGTTCTGTAAAAAGTCAAAAAAGGACATTTTGactaatttaattagattttttgtaAAAGTGAAATAGGTCTGATGAGACAGAAATGGTTTGGAGGATAGTGTTAATTACATTAGGAAAACTGACTTATTTAGGCAATGTTCtaatatttctaatttttttttttttttttgaagagaaTGCATGTATGTTGGCACTGCAGGAAAATTGTTATTacatgttattttaattaattttttttgtaaatcagcTTActgtttattatgaaaaataagttTTTGCATGACAGGTCCCTTCTTAATATATtgtagtttatattttatttattcacatagtTTCTTAACATTTTGTTATCAATTCTTTATATTAGGttgttttttagttttgtgtgtgtatgacacAAAGTGTGCATCATCTATGATTTATGTGGCCTAAGTGAGTGTAATCCACTGTTGTAATTACATCACTGTTGTGATGTCATGATGCATTTTTTGCTGCCATAAAGCAATCCACCCTTTTTTGTGGAAATTTCGTATCTGCTCACCAAACATACGTGAATGATTCGCCCTGTACAGTTACTTGTCCTCCTAGTAACACTGTGTTTCGGTTCACAGGAGCCCTGCCCATCGTGTACAGCACTCTTCTCTGCTACCCCTTCACCCGCACAGTGGCTCTGCTGATGTACATCTTGCTCTCCAGTTACTCCATCTACTGTGCCATCACAGCGTGCAGCAGTGTGCGCCGTCTGCGTTCCTTCGCCTGGCAGGCGCTCTTCCGCTTCTCGTTTTTCCTTCTGCGCTGGGTAGGTGTGGGCGGAGGAAGTCCCACGTCACTGGGTCACTTTCTCACCATGGATGCCCTAGCGGTGTTGGGCGGTGTCATTAATATCACGCGAATCCCCGAGCGGTTCTGCCCGGGCCTCTTTGACTACTGGTGCAACAGCCATCAGATCATGCATGTG
The nucleotide sequence above comes from Carassius gibelio isolate Cgi1373 ecotype wild population from Czech Republic chromosome B3, carGib1.2-hapl.c, whole genome shotgun sequence. Encoded proteins:
- the LOC127953672 gene encoding progestin and adipoQ receptor family member 4: MAFLNGPRLLDWANSPPHLQFNRYVLTGYRPISSVQECIKSLFYLHNELGNIYTHGIPLLCFLVLLPLNIPWSQISVTWLGVVHFLACLSPQLGSVVYHLFMNHEGGEPVYKTLLTLDMCGICMINTLGALPIVYSTLLCYPFTRTVALLMYILLSSYSIYCAITACSSVRRLRSFAWQALFRFSFFLLRWVGVGGGSPTSLGHFLTMDALAVLGGVINITRIPERFCPGLFDYWCNSHQIMHVLVVVSILYLHWGVLDDLLWINTYHCPSD